Proteins encoded by one window of Erysipelothrix rhusiopathiae:
- a CDS encoding glycerophosphoryl diester phosphodiesterase membrane domain-containing protein — translation MKTFKIIETLKKSFIQIKDDTFRYVLIIILAESMSLLLIKQIADRVFKIALFRANIIGITNENFWELLGSPTSLIFLIMSVLLIAIFILFQLTVIIKFANRPYENRKLGKNDFINPLRKIFSSQILLILVYIFLIMPNANIGLTTNITSNVHLPRFVVDAVLENPAGLIAYTSAIVLAFILNIRLFFTPVIFITRDELSFIESAKESWALTKKRSFKIFQLVTVITLLTSAITIAGVFLLSIPMALVPDTKIQVAKITGALSVSMIFFFLAFTISYSSIFTLQATVVAYHEILGEKPYLREKNFAPKKHHLLVNIVMVVVFIVFGVNVYVNTPSDALTSSTKVVSHRGESVKAIENTLESLQIASTYKPDYVEMDIQMTQDGHLVVFHDNTLKRLSKQSDNIHLLTLEEIQKVTLVHNGYESRIPTFDEYVAEAKKLNQPLMVELKTSKYDQDDFIEKMIATLDKYEMRPVTAFQSLDKTAILKLKELYPDTYTGYILGLNIGGLERLDVDFYSIEDSSISSRTLNDIERYNKDLFVWTVNEEDRMDLYLTMEVTGIITDHVEAAQNVIEDLKAATPFDRIYKDVLSSLK, via the coding sequence ATGAAAACATTTAAAATAATTGAGACACTTAAGAAAAGTTTTATTCAAATCAAAGATGACACCTTCCGTTATGTACTTATTATTATCCTCGCGGAATCAATGTCGCTACTATTAATTAAACAGATTGCAGATCGTGTGTTTAAAATTGCACTGTTTAGAGCAAACATCATCGGGATTACAAACGAGAATTTTTGGGAACTATTAGGAAGTCCTACATCACTTATATTCTTAATTATGAGTGTCCTACTCATCGCGATTTTTATTTTATTTCAACTTACTGTAATCATAAAATTTGCGAATCGTCCCTATGAAAATCGGAAATTGGGAAAAAACGATTTTATTAATCCGCTACGGAAAATATTTTCGTCGCAAATTTTACTCATATTAGTTTATATATTTTTAATCATGCCTAACGCTAATATCGGCCTCACAACAAATATAACATCCAATGTACACTTACCTCGATTTGTTGTCGATGCTGTTTTAGAAAACCCTGCAGGTTTAATTGCATATACTTCAGCTATTGTGTTAGCCTTTATTTTAAATATTAGACTTTTCTTCACACCTGTAATCTTCATCACTCGAGATGAACTTAGCTTTATAGAGTCTGCGAAAGAGAGTTGGGCACTTACCAAAAAAAGAAGTTTCAAAATATTTCAACTCGTTACGGTAATTACCTTATTAACGTCTGCGATTACGATTGCGGGAGTTTTCCTTCTTTCGATCCCCATGGCTTTAGTACCCGACACAAAGATTCAGGTTGCGAAAATTACTGGAGCACTTTCTGTATCCATGATTTTCTTTTTTCTAGCATTCACGATTTCGTACTCAAGCATCTTTACCTTACAGGCTACAGTCGTTGCATATCATGAGATTCTGGGCGAAAAACCCTATTTACGGGAGAAAAACTTTGCACCTAAAAAACATCATCTCCTTGTAAATATTGTTATGGTTGTTGTCTTTATTGTATTTGGTGTTAACGTTTACGTGAATACACCCAGCGACGCTTTGACTTCCTCGACCAAAGTCGTATCACACCGTGGTGAATCTGTAAAAGCAATTGAGAACACACTTGAATCGTTACAAATTGCAAGTACATACAAGCCCGACTACGTTGAAATGGATATTCAAATGACACAAGATGGACATCTCGTTGTGTTTCATGATAATACGTTAAAACGCCTCAGCAAACAATCTGACAACATTCATCTTCTTACACTTGAGGAAATTCAGAAAGTAACCTTAGTCCACAATGGCTATGAAAGTCGAATTCCAACTTTTGATGAATATGTTGCGGAAGCAAAAAAACTTAACCAACCGCTTATGGTTGAACTTAAAACCTCAAAGTATGATCAAGATGACTTTATCGAGAAAATGATCGCCACGCTCGACAAATATGAAATGCGTCCTGTGACCGCGTTTCAATCACTCGATAAAACCGCAATTCTTAAACTTAAAGAATTGTATCCCGATACGTATACTGGTTATATACTTGGCTTAAATATTGGTGGATTAGAACGATTGGATGTCGATTTTTATTCTATCGAAGATTCTTCGATTTCTTCTCGTACATTAAATGATATCGAACGTTACAATAAAGACCTTTTCGTTTGGACTGTAAACGAAGAAGATCGTATGGATTTATACCTAACCATGGAAGTTACTGGAATTATAACTGATCATGTAGAAGCTGCACAAAATGTTATTGAAGATCTAAAAGCAGCAACACCCTTTGATCGAATTTATAAGGATGTATTATCTTCATTAAAATAA
- a CDS encoding pentapeptide repeat-containing protein, which produces MKRPQFIEEFVVSNARVLFSELKRNTRYESCLIYQDHALVKCEQVCFSKCEFEMDACDRAEFLDVVFDRCDLSNHSLQKSYLYRCEFLSCKLMASEIYDSKVKDVVFKDTLMNFMNLSQSSFENVLFDGCRLNESSLMMAKYKNMKFKNCELTGLNLSDTRCNALDLTSCTFDTIVYSPSLIKGMRIRADQASALIGYLGLIID; this is translated from the coding sequence ATGAAAAGACCTCAATTTATCGAAGAGTTTGTAGTGAGCAATGCTCGAGTGCTATTTTCGGAATTAAAACGCAATACACGGTATGAATCATGTTTGATTTATCAAGATCACGCATTGGTAAAATGTGAACAAGTTTGTTTTAGTAAATGTGAATTTGAGATGGATGCTTGTGATCGGGCAGAGTTTTTAGATGTCGTGTTTGACCGTTGTGACTTAAGCAATCATTCTCTACAAAAAAGTTATCTTTATCGATGTGAATTTCTTTCGTGTAAGTTAATGGCCAGTGAAATTTATGACAGCAAAGTTAAAGATGTCGTTTTTAAAGATACGCTAATGAATTTTATGAATTTATCACAATCAAGTTTTGAGAATGTTTTGTTTGATGGATGTCGACTTAATGAGTCGTCGTTGATGATGGCAAAGTATAAGAATATGAAGTTTAAAAATTGCGAGCTAACGGGTTTAAATCTATCCGATACACGCTGCAATGCTTTAGATTTAACCTCTTGTACATTTGATACGATTGTATATTCACCATCACTCATTAAAGGGATGCGCATTCGTGCAGATCAAGCGAGTGCGTTGATTGGTTATCTGGGTCTTATTATTGATTAA
- a CDS encoding LytR/AlgR family response regulator transcription factor has translation MIEVIFIAMCIKTEKNRELVKKVVTQCSEILLLPIVADSVRKVDQHYQIVITDHCFAQSKHLGLDQHVVYLDVPMVDDVLKHTYHIPFCPNKLYQCLLTIIQEHRPWSDCIVIDGKPSQRVCAEDIYYVETEGRKIAVVTKNGRFYSNRIFSIWEKLLSRFTFEHCYRGIMVNLKYVRAVSSSLLFLNDGTRLPISRRRYQRFYRNYNRLRKQ, from the coding sequence GTGATCGAAGTGATATTTATTGCCATGTGTATTAAAACAGAAAAAAATCGAGAACTTGTGAAAAAAGTGGTGACGCAATGTAGTGAGATTTTGTTGTTACCAATTGTTGCTGATTCTGTTCGGAAAGTTGATCAACATTATCAAATTGTGATAACAGATCATTGTTTCGCGCAATCGAAACATTTAGGATTAGATCAACATGTAGTGTATCTTGATGTTCCTATGGTGGATGATGTCCTGAAACATACTTACCATATTCCGTTTTGTCCGAATAAACTTTATCAATGCTTGTTGACGATAATTCAGGAGCACCGTCCTTGGTCAGATTGTATTGTGATTGATGGAAAACCATCACAACGTGTCTGTGCAGAGGATATTTATTATGTAGAAACAGAAGGCAGGAAAATTGCAGTAGTAACTAAAAATGGGAGATTTTATAGTAATCGTATCTTTTCGATTTGGGAAAAACTTTTATCACGATTCACATTTGAACACTGTTATCGAGGTATCATGGTCAATTTAAAATATGTAAGAGCTGTGTCTTCGAGTTTGCTTTTTTTAAACGATGGTACGCGTTTACCAATATCAAGGAGACGCTATCAACGGTTCTATCGAAACTATAATCGATTGAGAAAACAATAA
- a CDS encoding restriction endonuclease, with amino-acid sequence MSFISSLFKTRTPKHILEVRNQKEFINYFLELLPLLGYDSIQVPESKYAHGVNVVAKKDGMRCAFKIVFNPREVGTEPISELAAALVFHKAKIGIVVTNGAFTEKAEQYSNIKRINLWDVYHLDKLETRLNL; translated from the coding sequence ATGAGTTTTATATCTTCGCTTTTTAAAACACGAACACCTAAACATATTTTAGAGGTTCGCAATCAAAAAGAATTTATAAATTATTTCTTAGAACTATTGCCGTTGTTAGGTTATGATTCGATTCAAGTTCCCGAATCAAAATATGCGCATGGCGTCAATGTTGTTGCAAAGAAAGATGGGATGCGTTGTGCATTTAAAATCGTATTTAATCCTAGAGAAGTAGGGACAGAGCCGATTTCAGAACTCGCAGCTGCATTAGTGTTCCATAAAGCAAAAATTGGTATTGTTGTTACAAACGGTGCGTTCACTGAAAAAGCAGAGCAATACTCAAACATTAAACGTATCAATCTCTGGGATGTTTATCACTTAGATAAGTTAGAAACAAGATTAAATTTATAG
- a CDS encoding TetR/AcrR family transcriptional regulator, producing MPKIIHNIEEEIFASAEHLFYLHDYEDVSMKMIAKETNIAVGTLYNYYRDKASLYAAVVHKSWADTFARLKNCITTEVDFNAKFRKRLEVLYYDSEKRHGLGVHFKRVRGMNAESLEDLQGFVLTNIKEVFKDMPIANPWVFDTEIITKLIYSLLSNLSFLIENYPLSKQDNIDFLYHSLIAFFQ from the coding sequence ATGCCAAAGATTATACATAATATTGAAGAAGAAATATTTGCGAGCGCAGAGCATCTTTTTTATTTGCATGACTATGAAGATGTAAGTATGAAGATGATTGCAAAGGAAACAAACATCGCAGTCGGTACACTTTATAATTATTATCGTGATAAAGCGTCACTGTATGCTGCAGTCGTGCATAAAAGTTGGGCTGATACGTTTGCTCGTTTGAAAAATTGTATTACCACAGAGGTCGACTTTAACGCAAAATTTCGGAAACGCTTAGAGGTTTTATACTATGACTCTGAAAAAAGACATGGACTTGGAGTGCATTTTAAACGTGTTCGTGGAATGAATGCCGAAAGTTTAGAAGATCTACAAGGTTTTGTTCTTACGAATATTAAAGAAGTGTTCAAAGATATGCCCATTGCGAATCCTTGGGTATTTGATACTGAAATCATCACAAAGTTAATTTATTCATTATTATCCAATCTTTCATTTTTAATTGAAAATTATCCGTTATCAAAACAAGATAACATTGATTTTTTATATCATTCATTAATCGCATTCTTCCAGTAA
- a CDS encoding cof family protein codes for MGMNKEFNAVKEFHEKFGHPVKNEPVMMDADRAAKRYAWMLEEINEFIEAEDIVEQADAMIDTIYFALGTLVEMGIEPEPLFEIVQHANMSKLWEDGKPHYNEDGKTIKPKGWEDPHKKLEDAIEAMKK; via the coding sequence ATGGGAATGAATAAAGAATTTAATGCCGTTAAGGAATTTCATGAGAAATTTGGACATCCAGTAAAAAATGAGCCTGTAATGATGGATGCAGATCGTGCAGCGAAACGTTATGCATGGATGCTTGAAGAAATTAATGAATTTATCGAAGCGGAAGATATTGTTGAACAGGCAGATGCGATGATCGATACAATCTATTTTGCTTTAGGAACGCTTGTAGAGATGGGAATTGAACCAGAACCACTCTTTGAAATTGTTCAACATGCAAATATGAGTAAGCTTTGGGAAGATGGTAAACCACATTACAATGAAGATGGTAAGACCATTAAACCTAAGGGTTGGGAAGACCCTCACAAGAAATTAGAAGATGCGATTGAAGCAATGAAAAAATAA
- a CDS encoding peroxiredoxin, with protein MENNSTFPLLGEKFPTLNVKTTQGQMTLPDAYEGKWFVLFSHPSDFTPVCTTEFIGFAKAADEFNAIGAELIGLSIDGVHAHMKWIEWIDEHANVKIPFPIIADELGRAASQLGMLHSAMGTNTVRAVFIVDDKGVLRLTMYYPQEVGRSIDEILRATKALQTADKYSVAIPENWPNNEFIGDHGIVPPASTIADAEKRKAQANEGDTEYLDWWFVHKPIK; from the coding sequence ATGGAAAACAACAGTACATTCCCATTGTTGGGAGAAAAATTTCCTACATTAAATGTGAAAACGACTCAAGGTCAAATGACTTTACCGGATGCATATGAAGGAAAATGGTTCGTTCTATTTAGTCACCCAAGTGACTTCACACCTGTGTGTACAACAGAGTTTATTGGATTTGCGAAAGCGGCAGATGAATTTAATGCAATTGGGGCAGAACTAATTGGTCTATCAATTGATGGCGTTCATGCTCATATGAAATGGATTGAATGGATTGATGAACATGCAAATGTTAAGATTCCATTCCCAATTATTGCTGATGAACTTGGACGTGCAGCATCACAACTTGGCATGCTTCATTCTGCAATGGGTACAAATACAGTTCGTGCAGTCTTTATCGTAGATGATAAAGGTGTGCTAAGATTAACAATGTATTATCCACAAGAAGTTGGACGTAGCATTGATGAAATTCTTCGTGCAACAAAAGCACTTCAAACAGCAGATAAATATAGTGTAGCAATTCCTGAGAACTGGCCAAATAATGAATTTATTGGAGATCATGGTATTGTTCCACCTGCATCAACAATCGCAGATGCTGAAAAACGAAAAGCACAAGCAAATGAAGGCGATACAGAGTACCTCGACTGGTGGTTTGTTCATAAACCAATTAAATAA
- a CDS encoding HNH endonuclease, with amino-acid sequence MTKRIKTTKQEIADYWASQIDALNLTVSSKQAGTHCWRCGVKKRLDRCHILAESLDGLDTPSNFVLLCKHCHIDNPNISNPQIIWDWMKAYAVSSEHVYWFEQGLREYAYIYNESVDRTLVDSKLFQEYFQEQMKNVSHHFGQPRNNPATIAGAIKLTMDEINKDR; translated from the coding sequence ATGACAAAGCGAATTAAAACAACAAAACAAGAGATTGCGGATTATTGGGCTTCCCAAATCGATGCGCTGAACTTGACGGTATCTTCGAAACAAGCGGGTACACACTGTTGGCGATGTGGTGTAAAAAAACGTTTAGACCGATGTCATATTCTTGCCGAGTCTTTAGACGGATTGGATACGCCATCGAATTTTGTATTGCTTTGCAAGCATTGTCATATAGATAATCCCAATATCAGTAATCCTCAAATCATTTGGGATTGGATGAAGGCATATGCCGTAAGCTCAGAACACGTGTATTGGTTTGAGCAAGGGCTTCGAGAGTACGCATATATTTATAACGAAAGCGTAGATCGGACATTAGTTGATTCGAAGTTGTTTCAAGAATATTTTCAAGAACAAATGAAGAATGTATCCCACCATTTTGGACAACCTCGGAATAATCCTGCGACGATCGCAGGTGCCATAAAATTAACGATGGATGAAATAAATAAGGACCGCTAA
- a CDS encoding putative RNA methyltransferase: MTYFKCPNCGQALEEQDRSYVCSKGHQFDRAKSGYVNLLMSQKDKMKQHGDDKQMVRARRDFLDKGYYGLLLEQIKNVFDKFSCKQILDAGCGECWYTESLLKPERTVYGVDISKNAVDLGSKRNSDLTLAVGSTFDLPLISDSFDGCLSVFAPFKIEEILRVLKEDGIFIQVFPLANHLMELKEIVYDKPYANDVDVKMYEGFQLLDVMQIKGPIEITSTEDILNVFAMTPYAHRTPKENIERLTQYSHLNVGLEFGLAIYRKETL; encoded by the coding sequence ATGACATATTTTAAATGTCCGAATTGTGGACAAGCATTGGAAGAACAGGATCGTTCATACGTATGTTCTAAGGGTCATCAGTTTGATCGGGCCAAGAGTGGTTATGTAAATTTGCTCATGTCTCAAAAAGATAAAATGAAGCAACATGGCGATGATAAGCAGATGGTTCGTGCCCGTAGAGATTTTTTAGATAAAGGTTATTATGGATTATTGCTTGAGCAGATTAAAAATGTCTTTGATAAGTTTTCGTGCAAGCAAATCTTGGATGCGGGATGCGGTGAGTGTTGGTATACAGAATCATTACTGAAACCCGAAAGGACGGTTTACGGTGTTGATATTTCGAAGAATGCGGTTGATTTAGGATCAAAGCGTAATTCTGATTTGACGCTCGCTGTTGGTAGTACCTTTGATTTACCGCTAATTAGTGATTCATTTGATGGATGTTTATCTGTTTTCGCCCCATTTAAAATTGAAGAAATCTTAAGGGTATTAAAAGAAGATGGCATTTTTATTCAGGTATTTCCACTTGCAAATCATTTGATGGAACTCAAAGAAATTGTTTATGACAAACCTTATGCAAACGATGTTGATGTGAAAATGTACGAGGGATTTCAATTGCTCGATGTGATGCAAATTAAAGGACCTATAGAAATTACATCGACAGAGGATATTTTAAATGTTTTTGCGATGACACCGTATGCACATCGTACACCTAAAGAAAATATTGAAAGACTGACGCAGTATTCACACCTAAATGTGGGCTTAGAGTTTGGTCTTGCAATTTATAGAAAAGAGACATTATGA
- a CDS encoding CopY/TcrY family copper transport repressor, which produces MKHTKLVSDSEWQVLRVLWTLDHATSREVADHFKHVKNWEPATTKTLISRLVKKGYVKADTEGKAYVYRPTMTEKQGTQSRIMEAFDSICAQEVGNTLRNIIDHYDLSHQDKKMLLDVLSDKKSVDSVDCNCVVSCGCDQDNCTCKKA; this is translated from the coding sequence ATGAAACACACGAAATTGGTATCAGATTCAGAATGGCAAGTATTACGTGTATTGTGGACATTAGATCATGCCACAAGTCGTGAGGTTGCCGACCATTTTAAACACGTTAAAAATTGGGAACCTGCAACAACTAAAACATTGATTAGCCGTTTGGTGAAAAAAGGTTACGTTAAAGCGGATACTGAAGGTAAAGCTTATGTCTACCGTCCTACAATGACTGAGAAGCAAGGAACACAGAGTCGAATTATGGAAGCATTTGATTCAATTTGTGCTCAAGAAGTTGGGAATACGTTGCGAAATATTATAGATCACTATGATCTCTCCCACCAAGATAAGAAAATGTTGTTGGATGTGTTGAGCGATAAAAAATCTGTTGATTCCGTCGACTGTAACTGCGTTGTTTCATGTGGTTGTGATCAAGATAACTGTACTTGCAAGAAAGCGTAA
- the leuS gene encoding leucine--tRNA ligase yields MYNHLKIEKKWQKYWDEHETFKTDVHNFDLPKYYVLDMFPYPSGNGLHVGHPRGYTATDVIARYKRMNGFNVLHPMGWDAFGLPAEQFALKTGNHPNEFTKQNIAHFTDQIKSLGLSYDWSREISTTDPGYYKWTQWIFTKLYDMGLAYVDEKPVNFCPELGTVLANEEVIDGKSEVGGFDVIRMPMRQWVLKITEYADRLLEDLDLVEWPDSTKEMQINWIGRSEGSNVIFKIADHDKEFTVFTTRADTLFGNTYCVLAPEHPFVKEITTAENIDEVNAYVEKVLHKSDLERTELNKEKSGVFTGAYAINPVNGKKVPIYIADYVLAAYGTGAIMAVPAHDTRDFEFAKKYNLEIIPVIEGGDIAVEAYTGDGVHINSGFLDGMGKDEAIETMQSWLVENGYGEAKTTYKLRDWLFSRQRYWGEPIPIVHLEDGTMRTVEIDELPLELPEVEHYKPASDGQSPLANAGDWLDVTFADGTKGRRETNTMPQWAGSCWYYLRYIDPENNEAIGDPELLKHWMPVDLYMGGSEHAVLHLLYARFWHKVLFDLGVVDTKEPFGKLYHQGMILGANNEKMSKSRGNVVNPDDIVESHGADALRVYEMFMGPLDGAIAWSTRGLDGIRKWLDRVYRLMVESDKISETNDGSLDFVYNQTVQKVTHDIETFGMNTAISQLMIFVNEAYKAETLYKEYALGFIKMLACFAPHLGEELYEIVSGNGDISYEPWPTFDPSKLVLDELEIVVQINGKVRAKFVAPNNLPEDELKALVYDQAQVQKNLEGMTVIKEIVIKNKIVNLVVKPN; encoded by the coding sequence ATGTATAACCATTTAAAAATTGAGAAAAAATGGCAAAAATATTGGGATGAACATGAAACGTTTAAAACAGATGTTCATAACTTTGATTTACCGAAATACTATGTTTTAGACATGTTCCCATATCCATCAGGTAATGGACTGCATGTAGGTCATCCACGAGGATATACTGCCACGGATGTAATTGCACGTTATAAACGTATGAATGGTTTTAATGTATTACACCCAATGGGATGGGATGCTTTTGGTTTACCAGCAGAGCAATTTGCTTTGAAGACCGGTAATCACCCCAATGAATTTACAAAGCAAAACATCGCTCACTTTACCGATCAAATTAAAAGTCTGGGACTTTCCTATGATTGGAGTCGAGAAATCTCAACAACGGATCCAGGTTATTACAAATGGACTCAATGGATTTTCACAAAACTTTATGATATGGGATTGGCTTATGTTGATGAAAAGCCTGTAAACTTCTGTCCAGAATTGGGTACCGTTCTTGCAAATGAAGAGGTTATTGATGGCAAGAGTGAAGTTGGTGGTTTTGATGTAATTCGTATGCCGATGCGTCAATGGGTATTAAAAATTACAGAATATGCAGATCGTTTACTTGAAGATTTGGATTTAGTTGAATGGCCAGATTCAACAAAAGAAATGCAAATTAACTGGATTGGTCGCTCCGAAGGCTCCAATGTTATCTTTAAAATTGCAGATCATGATAAGGAATTTACAGTATTTACAACACGTGCGGATACATTATTTGGAAATACATACTGTGTTCTTGCGCCAGAACATCCTTTTGTGAAAGAAATTACAACAGCGGAAAATATTGACGAAGTCAATGCTTATGTTGAAAAAGTGTTACACAAGTCTGATTTAGAACGAACTGAACTGAATAAAGAAAAATCTGGTGTATTTACAGGTGCTTATGCAATTAATCCAGTTAATGGAAAAAAAGTGCCAATTTACATTGCAGACTATGTTCTTGCAGCATACGGTACGGGTGCGATTATGGCAGTACCTGCACACGATACACGTGACTTTGAGTTTGCTAAGAAATACAACCTTGAAATTATTCCAGTGATTGAGGGTGGCGATATTGCTGTTGAAGCGTACACCGGTGATGGAGTTCATATCAATTCTGGATTTTTAGATGGGATGGGTAAAGATGAAGCGATTGAAACAATGCAATCATGGTTGGTTGAAAATGGTTATGGTGAAGCGAAGACTACATATAAACTTCGTGACTGGTTATTTTCAAGACAACGTTATTGGGGAGAACCAATTCCAATTGTTCATTTAGAAGATGGAACCATGAGAACTGTTGAAATCGATGAACTTCCTTTGGAACTTCCAGAGGTTGAGCATTATAAACCGGCAAGTGATGGTCAGTCCCCACTTGCGAATGCAGGGGACTGGTTGGATGTTACCTTTGCAGATGGTACTAAGGGCCGTCGCGAAACAAATACAATGCCACAATGGGCAGGATCTTGCTGGTACTACTTACGCTATATTGACCCAGAAAACAATGAAGCGATTGGTGATCCAGAACTTCTAAAACATTGGATGCCCGTAGATCTTTATATGGGTGGTTCGGAGCATGCTGTACTCCACCTTCTTTATGCACGATTCTGGCATAAAGTACTCTTTGATTTAGGTGTTGTCGATACCAAAGAGCCATTTGGTAAGCTATACCACCAAGGCATGATTCTCGGTGCTAATAATGAGAAAATGAGTAAATCACGCGGAAATGTTGTGAATCCTGATGATATCGTTGAAAGTCACGGTGCGGATGCACTTCGTGTTTACGAAATGTTTATGGGACCATTGGATGGTGCTATTGCATGGAGTACACGTGGCCTTGATGGTATTCGTAAATGGCTTGATCGCGTTTACCGTTTAATGGTTGAGTCTGATAAAATTTCAGAAACCAATGATGGTAGTCTTGATTTTGTTTATAATCAAACCGTTCAAAAGGTTACACATGATATTGAAACATTTGGTATGAATACAGCGATTTCACAGTTAATGATTTTTGTGAATGAAGCATATAAAGCAGAGACACTTTATAAAGAGTATGCACTTGGTTTTATCAAGATGCTCGCTTGTTTCGCACCTCATTTGGGTGAAGAACTTTACGAAATTGTATCTGGAAATGGGGATATTAGTTACGAACCATGGCCTACATTTGATCCAAGTAAATTAGTACTTGATGAATTAGAGATTGTTGTTCAAATTAACGGTAAGGTACGCGCTAAATTCGTTGCACCAAATAATTTACCAGAAGATGAATTAAAAGCTCTTGTATATGATCAAGCTCAAGTTCAAAAGAATCTTGAAGGCATGACCGTAATCAAAGAAATTGTAATTAAAAATAAAATTGTTAACTTGGTTGTTAAACCAAACTAA
- a CDS encoding ketopantoate reductase family protein, whose product MDILILGLGTIGTLYGSLFSRAGHNVEHFLREGKEHVDCVHVKLLDGRLNPKGKELSYDYKINPSTKKEYDFIFVSVSSGNLKEAMDCLRNAKIHGTVLLFTGVWTDHKRLDEIMGFYNYILGYPVGGGSMDEDGVLKAVVNEYVMIESKSHARIQNYNLMMSLFKSCDITFEIPHDMLEWMWVRMSVSAAIVSTVALYGNLSFPGPSVEYVMTNSKALAHCIRTIRETLLIARGRGINMNHFKQEILPYKFPAGISGWGMKVKFKTSRIARESMKRHNNIDDLMYICYEVYQEGKRQCVPMPHFTENMQAMLVKLDEQEHIDQSLYNHITNF is encoded by the coding sequence ATGGATATTTTAATTCTTGGTCTGGGGACGATTGGAACGCTTTATGGTTCCTTGTTTTCTCGTGCCGGTCATAATGTTGAACATTTCCTTCGTGAAGGAAAAGAACATGTCGATTGTGTTCATGTGAAGTTACTTGATGGAAGACTTAATCCAAAAGGAAAAGAACTCTCCTACGACTATAAAATTAATCCATCAACAAAAAAAGAGTATGATTTTATTTTTGTCAGTGTCTCATCGGGTAATCTAAAGGAAGCAATGGATTGTTTAAGAAATGCGAAAATTCATGGAACCGTATTACTATTCACTGGAGTATGGACAGACCATAAGCGTCTGGATGAAATTATGGGTTTCTACAATTATATTTTAGGATATCCTGTAGGTGGAGGTTCAATGGATGAGGACGGAGTCCTTAAGGCAGTTGTGAATGAATACGTTATGATCGAATCGAAATCGCATGCTCGAATACAGAACTATAACCTTATGATGTCACTATTTAAGAGTTGTGATATAACATTTGAGATTCCACATGATATGTTGGAGTGGATGTGGGTGAGGATGTCCGTAAGTGCAGCAATTGTTTCTACCGTTGCGCTGTATGGAAATCTTAGTTTCCCTGGACCCTCTGTTGAGTATGTCATGACAAACAGTAAGGCATTAGCTCATTGTATACGTACAATACGAGAAACACTGTTAATCGCTCGTGGAAGAGGGATTAATATGAATCATTTTAAACAAGAGATTTTACCGTATAAATTTCCTGCAGGAATTTCTGGATGGGGAATGAAAGTAAAGTTTAAAACAAGTCGTATTGCGCGGGAATCAATGAAGAGACATAATAACATCGATGATTTAATGTATATATGTTATGAGGTTTATCAAGAAGGAAAACGTCAATGTGTACCGATGCCACACTTCACAGAAAATATGCAAGCGATGCTTGTGAAACTTGATGAACAGGAACATATTGATCAATCTTTATATAACCACATTACCAATTTCTAA